The genomic DNA AAATAGAATGGGCGATACTGGATTCGAACCAGTGACCCCTTCCGTGTGAAGGAAGTGCGCTACCACTGTGCTAATCGCCCTTGTTTTGCCAGAATCATTGCCTAAACGCTTGAATTCAAACCGCATAATTCAAGCCGTATCAAGCACTGCGTTTCTGACCTTGCTAATCATAGCACGTAAAATCCGCCTTTTGTAAACCCGACCGCTTCGCGCCAGCAATTCTCATTTTGGCGAAAAGCTGTTCAAGTCATGGAAATGCCTGTATTGTGAGGACATCTGAGAGAGCCAAGAGAGCCAGAACCGTTGAAAGAACGGGGGTTGTTTGACATAATAGTCGGTTCTTTTCGCCAGCGACTGTCCTCGCTACCGGACAAACGGACTGGCAAGAATACTCGCTATGGAATGGAAGATGCAGCTTTAAGCGCGTTTAGCGTGTTTTTCACCCAGACCCCTTCATTTCTGGCATATCAGCGGATGATGGAGGGCAGCAAAGGCAAAAGCAATGCTCAAAGCCTGTTTGGTGTCTATCAGATTCCCAGCGACAACCAAATCCGGGACTTGTTAGATTCGGTAGCACCTGAGCACGTGTTTCCGGTGTTTGAGGAAATCTTGCAGGGGTTAGAGCAGCAGGGGCAGTTAGCGGACTTCCGCTCTACTGCGGATACTCTGTTGATTGCCTTGGATGGCACCGAATACTTCAGTTCAAGCCAAATTCACTGCGCTAACTGTTCAAAGCGCACGCTGAAGTCGGGAGAAACTCACTACTTCCATAGCGTTATCACGCCGGTCATCGTCTGTCCGGGACAGAGCCACGTGATCCCCTTGGTTCCTGAGTTCATCGTGCCGCAGGATGGACATGACAAGCAGGACTGTGAGAATGCCGCCGCGAAACGCTGGTTGGCGCAGCAGGGGCAACGCTGGAGTGGCTTGAACGTCACTGTTCTAGGGGACGACCTTTATTGCCGCCAGCCCTTATGCCAGCAGCTTTTAGACCAGCAGTTCAACTTTATCCTGGTGTGTCGTCCCGAATCCCACACCACCCTCTATGAGCATCTTGCAGGCATTGCTCTGCCAACCGTCACGACCAAGCGGTGGACCGGGAAAGTTGAGGAGACCTATACCTACCGCTATCTCAACTCAGTGCCTCTAAGAGATAGCGAGGATGCTTTGTTGGTTAACTGGTGTGAGGTCACAGTCAGTCGTCCTGACGGCAAGGTGACGTATCAGAATTCGTTTGCCACCAATCACTCTCTGAGCAATGAAAACGTAGCCCAGATCGTTCTGGCAGGGC from Leptolyngbya ohadii IS1 includes the following:
- a CDS encoding transposase translates to MVGSFRQRLSSLPDKRTGKNTRYGMEDAALSAFSVFFTQTPSFLAYQRMMEGSKGKSNAQSLFGVYQIPSDNQIRDLLDSVAPEHVFPVFEEILQGLEQQGQLADFRSTADTLLIALDGTEYFSSSQIHCANCSKRTLKSGETHYFHSVITPVIVCPGQSHVIPLVPEFIVPQDGHDKQDCENAAAKRWLAQQGQRWSGLNVTVLGDDLYCRQPLCQQLLDQQFNFILVCRPESHTTLYEHLAGIALPTVTTKRWTGKVEETYTYRYLNSVPLRDSEDALLVNWCEVTVSRPDGKVTYQNSFATNHSLSNENVAQIVLAGRTRWKVENENNNTLKTKGYNLEHNFGHGKQHLSSLLATLNILSLLFHTLLELLDQKYKLLRSHLPTRKTFFDDLRALTRYMYFDSWDHLLTFMLEGLELDIPPNTS